The following are encoded in a window of Aromatoleum petrolei genomic DNA:
- a CDS encoding thiolase family protein yields the protein MKLQRKVYIAGVGETKFGRHEVDFDVLGRAAAFEALKASNIDRPTMVQSAYVGNGTNGMVVGQTVLKDLGMCGHLPIMTVESACSAGGMAVHLAVRDVAMGLSDVAIGIGCENHTLHMAQGTAFATAMSDIETVHGAVMTGKYAMRAQRYMYETGATAEDLAMITVKNRRHATNNPYAWFKGEISVEEVVNSRVVASPLTLQQCCGIADGAGAVVVCSEEMVKKLGIKKPILVAGSVVRSGPYHNRPRDITGDDITEETAHQLYEESGIGPEDVNIVELHDAFTIAELLYYECLGLCPKGEGLKFLRDGNSTHGGKCVVSPRGGMLSYGHPIGASGAAQIAASVKQMRNQCAGYQVDPVPRVAMTHVTGGGLSGTEHAACTMHMLVSDW from the coding sequence ATGAAATTGCAACGCAAAGTGTATATCGCCGGAGTCGGCGAGACAAAATTCGGACGGCATGAGGTCGATTTCGACGTGCTGGGCCGGGCCGCCGCATTCGAGGCGCTCAAGGCGTCCAACATCGACCGTCCGACAATGGTGCAGAGCGCCTATGTCGGTAACGGCACCAACGGAATGGTGGTCGGGCAGACCGTGCTCAAGGATCTGGGCATGTGCGGCCATCTTCCGATCATGACGGTGGAAAGCGCCTGCTCGGCCGGTGGCATGGCGGTGCATCTGGCGGTGCGGGACGTGGCGATGGGTCTCTCCGATGTGGCGATCGGCATCGGCTGCGAAAACCACACGCTGCATATGGCGCAAGGCACTGCCTTTGCCACGGCGATGTCGGACATCGAAACGGTGCACGGCGCAGTCATGACCGGCAAGTATGCGATGCGCGCGCAGCGCTACATGTACGAGACCGGTGCCACGGCCGAGGACCTGGCGATGATCACGGTGAAGAACCGTCGCCATGCGACCAACAACCCCTACGCGTGGTTCAAGGGCGAGATCTCGGTCGAGGAGGTCGTCAACTCGCGCGTCGTCGCGTCGCCGCTGACGCTCCAGCAATGCTGCGGCATCGCCGACGGTGCCGGCGCGGTGGTGGTGTGTTCCGAGGAGATGGTGAAGAAGCTCGGCATCAAGAAACCGATCCTGGTGGCGGGGTCGGTCGTGCGTTCCGGGCCGTACCACAACCGGCCGCGCGACATTACCGGCGACGACATCACGGAAGAGACCGCGCACCAGCTCTACGAGGAGTCGGGCATCGGTCCCGAGGACGTGAATATCGTCGAACTGCATGACGCCTTCACGATCGCCGAGCTGCTGTACTACGAATGCCTCGGGCTGTGCCCGAAGGGCGAAGGGCTGAAGTTCCTGCGCGACGGCAACTCGACGCACGGCGGCAAGTGTGTCGTCAGCCCGCGCGGCGGCATGCTCTCGTACGGACATCCGATCGGCGCCTCGGGTGCGGCGCAGATCGCCGCGAGCGTCAAGCAGATGCGCAACCAGTGCGCCGGCTACCAGGTCGATCCGGTGCCCCGCGTGGCGATGACACATGTGACGGGCGGTGGACTGTCGGGCACGGAACACGCGGCCTGCACGATGCACATGCTGGTGAGCGACTGGTAA
- a CDS encoding Zn-ribbon domain-containing OB-fold protein yields the protein MSDQKPNKKPEKKPDITFFHPDLLEVPADGGAPYLKGYRCKGCGQLDFPKLSPCPSCWGEEFEVVPLSRRGKLYSFSDNFIGQAGMKTPYSFGYIDLPENLRIFAQLEGEPGSFRCDEEVELTVGPVRDNRDGVPLISYKFRKA from the coding sequence ATGTCAGATCAAAAGCCGAACAAGAAACCGGAGAAGAAGCCGGATATCACGTTCTTTCATCCGGACCTGCTCGAGGTACCCGCAGACGGCGGCGCGCCGTATCTCAAAGGGTATCGCTGCAAGGGGTGCGGCCAGCTGGATTTCCCCAAGCTGAGCCCGTGTCCGAGTTGCTGGGGTGAGGAATTCGAGGTGGTGCCGCTCAGCCGCCGCGGAAAGCTCTACAGCTTTAGCGACAATTTCATCGGCCAGGCGGGAATGAAAACACCTTATTCATTCGGCTATATCGATTTGCCGGAGAACCTGCGGATTTTTGCGCAGCTGGAAGGTGAGCCTGGCAGTTTCCGCTGCGACGAAGAGGTCGAGCTGACGGTCGGACCGGTGCGCGACAACCGCGACGGTGTTCCGCTGATCAGCTACAAGTTCCGCAAAGCCTAA